In a genomic window of Deinococcus aestuarii:
- a CDS encoding DUF3060 domain-containing protein encodes MRRFLALALLSCPSVLAQPQTLNRAVQAPAGALTVAESGATLALDCAGRSVTVAGGGNTLSLQGVCDFVNVTGSGNVITLGGARVLQFLGNDNRVTWTRRPRYVFTNARTTGNTAAQAR; translated from the coding sequence ATGAGAAGATTCCTCGCGCTGGCCCTGCTGTCGTGCCCGTCCGTCCTCGCGCAGCCGCAGACCCTCAACCGGGCGGTGCAGGCGCCCGCCGGGGCCCTCACCGTGGCGGAGAGCGGCGCCACCCTCGCCCTCGACTGCGCGGGCCGCAGCGTGACCGTCGCGGGGGGCGGCAACACGCTCTCGCTGCAAGGCGTCTGCGACTTCGTGAACGTCACCGGGAGCGGCAACGTGATCACGCTGGGAGGCGCGCGTGTCCTGCAATTCCTCGGCAACGACAACCGCGTGACCTGGACCAGACGCCCCCGCTACGTGTTCACCAACGCCCGCACGACCGGGAACACGGCGGCGCAGGCCCGGTAG